In Bombyx mori chromosome 11, ASM3026992v2, one genomic interval encodes:
- the LOC101741741 gene encoding uncharacterized protein LOC101741741, whose translation MEWFTTDDGKYKIVSLTAATFPGALDIIREDFCQDESVCIGTEVNKNPLAAEELLELCADAAIDGASLVAVAVDSGEVAAVAFNKLQVSSSTEKPFFEIFAEERCTQTSSRALIEFMAEVDGRCNFFEKFQADCSLEIMFLGTQRAHRNRKLGTILCKYSIEVAKKLKTGPVSSLTLDDLGQNYSSMKPRDITTKYPKFCQALWTSIATQKIGKKLGFTVHLRVSFEQFTYNGKSYVERIGYDPFCEAVAMSLY comes from the exons ATGGAGTGGTTCACGACCGATGATG GGAAATACAAGATTGTATCCTTAACAGCTGCGACATTCCCCGGGGCCTTAGAT aTAATCAGGGAAGATTTTTGTCAAGATGAGTCCGTGTGCATCGGCACAGAGGTAAACAAGAATCCATTGGCAGCAGAGGAATTGTTGGAGCTGTGCGCTGATGCTGCTATAGATGGAGCATCTCTAGTAGCCGTTGCTGTTGACAGCGGAGAGGTTGCAGCAGTCGCTTTTAATAAGCTacag GTATCGAGTTCAACTGAAAAACCTTTCTTCGAAATATTTGCAGAAGAACGTTGCACACAAACTTCCTCTCGTGCGCTAATAGAATTCATGGCTGAGGTTGACGGAAGATGTAATTTCTTTGAAAA ATTCCAAGCGGATTGCAGCTTAGAAATCATGTTTCTCGGAACACAACGTGCACATAGAAACAGAAAACTTGGAACCATTCTATGCAAGTACTCGATAGAAGTCGCGAAGAAACTGAAAACTGGGCCTGTTTCATCCTTAACTTTAGATGATTTAGGACAAAATTATTCAAGCATGAAGCCCCGTGATATTACGACAAAATACCCAAAATTCTGCCAAGCACTCTGGACGTCTATTGCGACgcaaaaaataggaaaaaaactcGGCTTCACCGTACATTTGCGCGTATCGTTCGAACAGTTCACGTACAATGGAAAAAGCTACGTCGAAAGGATAGGATATGATCCGTTCTGTGAAGCGGTTGCCATGTCTCTTtattaa